The following are encoded in a window of Microtus ochrogaster isolate Prairie Vole_2 linkage group LG7_11, MicOch1.0, whole genome shotgun sequence genomic DNA:
- the Eri1 gene encoding 3'-5' exoribonuclease 1 gives MEDERGRPRGGGDAAQQKTPRAECEEPRPLSVEKKQRCRLDGKDTDGSKIITSNGSDFSDPVYKEIAMANGCINRMSKEELRAKLSEFKLETRGVKDVLKKRLKNYYKKQKLMLKESSYVDSYYDYICIIDFEATCEEGNPAEFIHEIIEFPVVLLNTHTLEIEDTFQQYVRPEVNSQLSDFCISLTGITQDQVDRADAFPQVLKKVIEWMKSKELGTKYKYCILTDGSWDMSKFLNIQCQLSRLKYPPFAKKWINIRKSYGNFYKVPRSQTKLTIMLEKLGMDYDGRPHSGLDDSRNIARIAIRMLQDGCELRINEKIHGGQLMSVSSSLPVEGAPAPQMPHSRK, from the exons ATGGAGGACGAGCGGGGCCGGCCGCGTGGCGGCGGCGACGCGGCTCAGCAGAAGACGCCGCGGGCCGAGTGTGAGGAGCCGCGGCCGCTGAGCGTGGAG AAAAAGCAGCGATGTAGACTGGATGGCAAAGACACAGATGGATCTAAGATCATCACCTCCAATGGAAGTGACTTCAGTGACCCAGTTTACAAAGAGATTGCAATGGCAAACGGCTGTATTAATAGAATGAGTAAGGAGGAACTCAGAGCCAAGCTCTCAGAATTTAAACTTGAAACAAG AGGGGTCAAGGATGTCCTAAAGAAGAGATTGAAAAACTATTACAAGAAGCAGAAGTTGATGCTGAAAGAAAGCAGTTACGTGGACAGTTACTATGACTACATTTGTATTATTGACTTTGAAGCTACGTGTGAAGAGGGAAACCCAGCTGAGTTCATACATGAAATCATTGAGTTTCCTGTTGTTCTGTTGAATACGCACACCTTAGAAATA GAAGACACGTTTCAGCAGTATGTGAGGCCAGAGGTTAACTCACAGCTTTCAGATTTCTGCATCAGTCTCACTGGAATTACTCAG GATCAGGTAGACAGAGCCGATGCTTTCCCTCAGGTCCTGAAAAAAGTAATTGAGTGGATGAAGTCAAAGGAGTTAGGAACTAAGTACAAATACTGCATATTAACAGATGG TTCCTGGGATATGAGTAAGTTCCTGAACATCCAGTGCCAACTCAGCAGGCTCAAATACCCTCCTTTTGCTAAAAAGTGGATCAATATTCGAAAGTCATACGGAAACTTTTATAAg GTTCCTAGAAGCCAAACTAAACTGACAATAATGCTTGAAAAATTAGGAATGGATTACGATGGGCGGCCTCACAGTGGTCTTGATGACTCTAGGAATATTGCTAGAATAGCAATTCGGATGCTTCAGGATGGATGTGAACTTCGAATCAATGAAAAAATACACGGAGGACAGTTGATGAGTGTCTCCTCTTCCTTACCAGTAGAGGGCGCTCCAGCTCCACAAATGCCACACAGTAGAAAGTAG